In the Triticum aestivum cultivar Chinese Spring chromosome 2B, IWGSC CS RefSeq v2.1, whole genome shotgun sequence genome, TTATGTTTCAGGGTGCAGCTTGATGATGATTGACTTGCTTTACCTGTTACAATAATTGTGATTTCAACTATTGTATCTGATTATTGTAAAGTGGTTTGACTGGGCAGACTGTATCATTTTAAAATGTGAGCCGCTTTGGGACTTAACTCCGCTGAATTAGTGGCAACACTACTATTGCAGTTTTCTTGAACTACTTTACTGCCACAATTTCTGAATCTTTGTCTTATCTCAGTGCAGCTACACTGTTTGGGATTTTTGTTAAATTCCATCAAAGGTGCTGCAGCATACATTGGAGATGCAGTTTCTCTTTTCTTAAATCTTGTTAACAATCTGCGACTACCAAGGTGAATATTGATGATTTTATCTGATCTTCCAAATAGCTTTACTGAACAGCATCCTGAACTTACTTTGATACAGTGATGAAATTCGTGGAGAGATACTGTTCATGCTGTACAAACTCTCCCTGTTAAATGCTACCCCGTGGGACAATATATGTGATAATGACAATGTGGACCTTTCAGCAGTCGGAAAGAGTTTGCTTCAACTCTCGCTTGAAGTTCTACTTAAAACTCAAAATGATGCTGTTCGCCTGAACTGTATTGGTCAGTATATTTCTTCTCTTTGTTTTGTATGAATGCTTATTGTTACAAAATAAATAGGGTATACTGGCATGTATCTTGCTGGCTTGGCAAAGAAAAGAATGTATTATGTGTTTTTGTACCATAACTTTATTATTTATTCTTATTTTTTAATAACTGAAACTCTTGATGGTCTCCTAGATACAATTTTGGTTGTTAGTTTTACCACAATATATGCGTAAAAGTTCAACACTATCAAGGTGATCTGTGAGGATTCTTCTCATTATTTTCTCGTGAGCACTGTAAATACGGAAGTTATAATTAGCCAAAGATTTAAAACTTTAACTTCCGTTGTTCTAGGACCTGTGACTTGAGGGAGTGATATCAGAAGTTGGCTTGCATAAGTAAAGGGACATAAATGCATATTGTCTGCAGTTATGTATGCAAAAACAGATTTGAAGCTGACACAAGCATTATGAGTCTAACGTCTAGcaatgttcaggatatcggtaactGGTACCATATCGGTCAGGTGCTGAGTAAGGATAAATAAGCGAATTTTCCAGTTAATCGGATGATAAATCAGTTAATCTGCTATTCGGTGACCCACTGAGTAGCGATTAACTGACTGGGATGCCGATTAACTGGCCGATATTTGGGACAATGACGACTAGTCTTGACTAGCCGCGCCACTAGTCTAGTATTCTCACTCTGATTCTCGACTAGGTTCTTCTGTAGACTAGCTCTGTGAGTCAAGGGGTGGACGACTAGTCGCGGACTAGTCCAGACTAATCGGCGTGTTTGAGTCGATCGACTCAATTTGAAGAGAGAAGTGAGCAGGCCACGGAAGGGAAAAATGGCAACCCTAACTTTTCAGGCTCCTCCACAACGAGCCGCCTGCCTGCCTCACCTGGGACCAGGCCGCCGCCACCACTCACTgacccgccgctgccgccaccgaaGATGCCAGGAGCATTCCGCTCCTCTTCCTCTGCTGGATCCGCCCCTCTGCTGTTGTGCTCCTCCCTTGCTGTCCTCCTCTGCTGCTGTGCTCCTCCCTTGCTATCCTCCTCTGCTGCTGTGCTCCTCCCCTGGATTCGCCCCTCTGCTGCTGTGCTCTTCCTGGATCCGCCGTGATAGCAAGCAAGTACTTCTCTGCTGTTGTAGCAAGTAATTTTCCCTTCTCTCCTTCCCTTCTTCTTGGGTTTGATTTCTCCCCTGCGGCCCTGGCCATTGGATATTACAATTTGCCCAGCCTCAGGTTCTTCATTCACTTCCCATGCATTCaatttttattgtatagtgtacgGTCCTATATAGTACAATATACTACATACTATGTATCAGTAGCTGAGTACTGTAAGTTGAGTACTAACAGTACCATGTCGACTAATCCGGCAGTAGTCTGGAGTAGTCACGGttagtctatgagtctcaacctCGGCTTGACTTGTCGACTCGTAATTCTTGAGCTGACACAGATTTTGAGAGCTCCAATATTTTAAGAGTTGGCCAAGGAAAGAATTCAGACTAATGAGAGTTCCAGTATCTTACATATTTACAGTACTTAACCTTCAAGTTTTTTGTGATCAAATTTCCTGCATTAGTATAACATGGATATCTCATATTAGCTGAACTAATGAATTTGTATTTTCTTTTTGGATATAATTATGAAACAATTCATCTGTGTTGAAAATCCAAATCTATACTAGCATGTTATCTACTTGCTAGAATGCATGGTGATGTTTTGGTTGTTCTTCTACAGCATTGCTCCTTGCGCTAGCAAAGAAGGAGGCCTTTGATATTTTGCTGCTTGGCGACCTGAGCTTAATCAAGTCTGTAGAGGAAGAAGAGTCCTCGCAGACAGATGATGTGCCCCTGAATGCCTCTATCATAGTTCTATTTGCTGATGCTGTCAAAGGATCTCTGCTCTCTACGAATCTAGAAGTGCAAACTGGGACATTGGATTTAATATTTCATTTCCTGTCGTCTGATGCAAATATTTGTGTTGTACTTCAAACTTTGATAGATGAAAATGTTGCTGATTATGTATTCGAGGTTCTGAGGTTATCAGGTATGAGGAATGACCTTTTTCCTCATCAATTTCTgcatggtttttctttttctcgtgATGGTTAATTCTTTCGAACTGTTTACATCTTCAGGAAATAATGATCCACTGGTAATTTCCTCTATTCAAGTACTATCACTTTTAGCGACTTCAGAGGAGATGTTCAAAGAAAAGCTTGCCATTGGATTTTCTACTCTGCTTCCTGTTCTTCATTATGTTACTGAGATTCCATTCCATCCAGTCCAGTCTCAGGTTTTACGACTTGTTTGGATTTGTATTGCTAATTGTTCTGGCATTCTGTCGTTGTCCCAAGAAGAACAGATAGCATGTACTTTGACTCTAATTTTGAGAAGAAATGACAGTGGTGAACTTGGAATGTGTTCTGAAACCTTTGCTCTTGTTTGCTCAATATTAATAGAGATTATGAGGTCACCATCTGCTCATGATATTCAGAAACTACCTTCATTAATTGAAGAAGCATCAAAACATGCTATCTCTTCGACATTACCTCATGCGTATGACTCTGCATTTCTCGTACCACATTCCCTTCGTCTTCTTAAAGAAGCACTTATATTCTGCCTTGAAGGGAATACAGATAAGATTTCTGTCAAGAAGGATCTTGAAGATAGCGTCATTGAAATTTGTGGAACTTATTTACTGCATTGGCTCGAAACTGCTGTTGTTGATGGTAATGATGACGAAACATTGGGAGAAATCCTTCAGATTTTCCATATTATTCTATCAAGCACATGTCACAATAAGCAACTCAAGTTTGCTGAGATGCTGGCATCATCCTCATGGTTTAGCTTGTCATTTGGATTCATGGGCTTATTTCCTACCGATCATGTCAAATCAGTAGTATATTTGATCACTAGTTCAATTGTCGACAAAATTTTGGGCTGTAAATATGGGGAAACAATTAGAGATGCATACGTATATCTGCCATCAGACCCTACAGAACTTGTGTATTTACTTGGGCAATGTAGCTCCGAAGATTTCAACTTGGCATCATGTCAATGTGCTATTCTAGTTATACTTTATGCCTGTTCATTCTATAATGAAAGGTACGATCTGCTGCATTTGCTCCACATTTGGTAAGAAAAAAAAATGTTCTTCTAATGTGATGCTTGTCTAACTGAACAGGCTGGTTGCTGACAGCCAACTTCTGTCTTCAGTTGAGCAATACATCCTTCTAAATGGTGGGAAGTTTCCCTATGAAATTGCTGGTTCTGTGATGCTTACTCTGCTGGTCCATCTTTATGCCTTCGTCAGAGGCATTTCATTTGGCTGCACCATTCAACATAGTCCAGAAGCTGAGAGAACTCTGTTCCATGTAATGGCATGTAAGGAGTGGGACTTGCTTTTTATCCGAGTCCACCCAATAGCACTAAAATGGCTCTTCCAGAAGGTAGAACTTCTAGAACCACTATCTTTCCAGATGCTAAATTTCTGTAGAACTTTCTGTGAAGACAGAACTGTCGTGCTTTTAAACAGCAGTCAGTTGGTGGACATAAAGATGGTTGCAGAACTGGTATTTTCAGGAGAGACTAGTCTCTCTTCTTTGCTTGTATCCTTACTGAATCAAATTATAAAGGATGGTACAGAAGATGAGCTCTTCTCAGTGGTTAATGTGATTGCTGAAATCCTAGTGATCTCTCCTTGTTCTTCTAGTCATTTTACATCATCTGGTGTTATAGATGCAGTTGGTAGTATATATTGCTCCCCATATTCTTCAAGGATTAAAACAGTGTGTTCCCTTTTGATCTTTAATATTTTATACTCGGCAAGTGCGGTGACAGTCTACTGGGAAGATGAATGGCTTGCTCTTACCATGAAGGTAATCTTGTTATTATATTTCTATATGAGTTGAAGGTTACATAATTGGTGTTTACCATATTTTTATCATGAGGTTTGCTTCGGTGCACCTCCCTTTGCAAGGCTTACAGTTTTGAATGCAAATAGACAATGTAGATTAGAACTTGCCCCTTCGTTAAAAAGGGTATTTTAGTACTTATTAAGGAGACCAGTCCTGATCACCTGACCCTAAAAAAACTGCCACCCCTTCAAACTAATCACAATCTCTCTCCTTATATTCTCCGTATGTGTACCGGATAATCTGCCGCCCATTCAAATCTTCCTTGCAGCCATTGAATTTCTCCATGCTGCTGTGCGCATCACGTTCCTACCGCATAGTACTCGATTATCGGAAGCACCAATTGGCTCTTCTCTGCAGTAACTAATCACTTTATATGGGAAGAGCCCTAGTTGATTGGATTGATTCCAAACTAATTAGATTGAAATTGTGATACGCTTCCTTGCGGATAGTATCGATTATTCAATTCACCTTCTCTAGTTCGGTCATAGTTCTTCATAGAGATTGCATCGATTTGGATCTGGGCAGGTGCACATGCCGTAACAATCCAAACCATCCCCATTAGAATCAAAAAGACAAAAATACCCTTTTCTATATCTTTTTNNNNNNNNNNNNNNNNNNNNNNNNNNNNNNNNNNNNNNNNNNNNNNNNNNNNNNNNNNNNNNNNNNNNNNNNNNNNNNNNNNNNNNNNNNNNNNNNNNNNNNNNNNNNNNNNNNNNNNNNNN is a window encoding:
- the LOC123045233 gene encoding protein PUTATIVE RECOMBINATION INITIATION DEFECT 1 isoform X1, with amino-acid sequence MESDGEHSPPHACGAGHRASHSLPTSAGGSVCVSCAAALLSSASAPSHHVSHVLASLSLALADPAFLAPLRAAHPRLLAVPLVEALAGAAARRDAALATQASDLAADLASAVGPPAASELVARLAHVLSSGSLVKHLHMLHCLGFLLNSIKGAAAYIGDAVSLFLNLVNNLRLPSDEIRGEILFMLYKLSLLNATPWDNICDNDNVDLSAVGKSLLQLSLEVLLKTQNDAVRLNCIALLLALAKKEAFDILLLGDLSLIKSVEEEESSQTDDVPLNASIIVLFADAVKGSLLSTNLEVQTGTLDLIFHFLSSDANICVVLQTLIDENVADYVFEVLRLSGNNDPLVISSIQVLSLLATSEEMFKEKLAIGFSTLLPVLHYVTEIPFHPVQSQVLRLVWICIANCSGILSLSQEEQIACTLTLILRRNDSGELGMCSETFALVCSILIEIMRSPSAHDIQKLPSLIEEASKHAISSTLPHAYDSAFLVPHSLRLLKEALIFCLEGNTDKISVKKDLEDSVIEICGTYLLHWLETAVVDGNDDETLGEILQIFHIILSSTCHNKQLKFAEMLASSSWFSLSFGFMGLFPTDHVKSVVYLITSSIVDKILGCKYGETIRDAYVYLPSDPTELVYLLGQCSSEDFNLASCQCAILVILYACSFYNERLVADSQLLSSVEQYILLNGGKFPYEIAGSVMLTLLVHLYAFVRGISFGCTIQHSPEAERTLFHVMACKEWDLLFIRVHPIALKWLFQKVELLEPLSFQMLNFCRTFCEDRTVVLLNSSQLVDIKMVAELVFSGETSLSSLLVSLLNQIIKDGTEDELFSVVNVIAEILVISPCSSSHFTSSGVIDAVGSIYCSPYSSRIKTVCSLLIFNILYSASAVTVYWEDEWLALTMKLLEYFNSSLDYTSSDQEQKILIGIFCLILHHSASKVLIEPAKAIILNKPLVSLTDGIIQEACAKGPSLLQYNQETDFGGFIILILQLVFFSLRSLHAILDPSIDWQEFLQHSDNTQFFSVVGIPCHDLCRLMHFGPYPVKLIASQCLLELLTRISNQRSYLNAELRCSAQYMKSIIAVIEGLVLSQDNRVAENCGSCLSMILGWEKFGSQENMVGRESKWSRLIMEEFAVALTAPGLTSKSFSNQQKIASNIAVSLLKLSQVPEWLTSLFDSSLISGVVGNLSARNVTADIVKLFSELMTKKYLTQEHVVSLHNLFQVCRRQVYEGSCSKSKLSEQKAEETVARSPDEVCALLFGIVLNQRTASCTLQMERQNLLREIDLFFQESRQGE
- the LOC123045233 gene encoding protein PUTATIVE RECOMBINATION INITIATION DEFECT 1 isoform X2; translated protein: MTPSGAATHGYFCWNRGSKKATSNTAGDEDDDLRCCIQRVVCWNRPAKKLHPHRPVLEFDDQLHCLGFLLNSIKGAAAYIGDAVSLFLNLVNNLRLPSDEIRGEILFMLYKLSLLNATPWDNICDNDNVDLSAVGKSLLQLSLEVLLKTQNDAVRLNCIALLLALAKKEAFDILLLGDLSLIKSVEEEESSQTDDVPLNASIIVLFADAVKGSLLSTNLEVQTGTLDLIFHFLSSDANICVVLQTLIDENVADYVFEVLRLSGNNDPLVISSIQVLSLLATSEEMFKEKLAIGFSTLLPVLHYVTEIPFHPVQSQVLRLVWICIANCSGILSLSQEEQIACTLTLILRRNDSGELGMCSETFALVCSILIEIMRSPSAHDIQKLPSLIEEASKHAISSTLPHAYDSAFLVPHSLRLLKEALIFCLEGNTDKISVKKDLEDSVIEICGTYLLHWLETAVVDGNDDETLGEILQIFHIILSSTCHNKQLKFAEMLASSSWFSLSFGFMGLFPTDHVKSVVYLITSSIVDKILGCKYGETIRDAYVYLPSDPTELVYLLGQCSSEDFNLASCQCAILVILYACSFYNERLVADSQLLSSVEQYILLNGGKFPYEIAGSVMLTLLVHLYAFVRGISFGCTIQHSPEAERTLFHVMACKEWDLLFIRVHPIALKWLFQKVELLEPLSFQMLNFCRTFCEDRTVVLLNSSQLVDIKMVAELVFSGETSLSSLLVSLLNQIIKDGTEDELFSVVNVIAEILVISPCSSSHFTSSGVIDAVGSIYCSPYSSRIKTVCSLLIFNILYSASAVTVYWEDEWLALTMKLLEYFNSSLDYTSSDQEQKILIGIFCLILHHSASKVLIEPAKAIILNKPLVSLTDGIIQEACAKGPSLLQYNQETDFGGFIILILQLVFFSLRSLHAILDPSIDWQEFLQHSDNTQFFSVVGIPCHDLCRLMHFGPYPVKLIASQCLLELLTRISNQRSYLNAELRCSAQYMKSIIAVIEGLVLSQDNRVAENCGSCLSMILGWEKFGSQENMVGRESKWSRLIMEEFAVALTAPGLTSKSFSNQQKIASNIAVSLLKLSQVPEWLTSLFDSSLISGVVGNLSARNVTADIVKLFSELMTKKYLTQEHVVSLHNLFQVCRRQVYEGSCSKSKLSEQKAEETVARSPDEVCALLFGIVLNQRTASCTLQMERQNLLREIDLFFQESRQGE
- the LOC123045233 gene encoding protein PUTATIVE RECOMBINATION INITIATION DEFECT 1 isoform X3, producing MLYKLSLLNATPWDNICDNDNVDLSAVGKSLLQLSLEVLLKTQNDAVRLNCIALLLALAKKEAFDILLLGDLSLIKSVEEEESSQTDDVPLNASIIVLFADAVKGSLLSTNLEVQTGTLDLIFHFLSSDANICVVLQTLIDENVADYVFEVLRLSGNNDPLVISSIQVLSLLATSEEMFKEKLAIGFSTLLPVLHYVTEIPFHPVQSQVLRLVWICIANCSGILSLSQEEQIACTLTLILRRNDSGELGMCSETFALVCSILIEIMRSPSAHDIQKLPSLIEEASKHAISSTLPHAYDSAFLVPHSLRLLKEALIFCLEGNTDKISVKKDLEDSVIEICGTYLLHWLETAVVDGNDDETLGEILQIFHIILSSTCHNKQLKFAEMLASSSWFSLSFGFMGLFPTDHVKSVVYLITSSIVDKILGCKYGETIRDAYVYLPSDPTELVYLLGQCSSEDFNLASCQCAILVILYACSFYNERLVADSQLLSSVEQYILLNGGKFPYEIAGSVMLTLLVHLYAFVRGISFGCTIQHSPEAERTLFHVMACKEWDLLFIRVHPIALKWLFQKVELLEPLSFQMLNFCRTFCEDRTVVLLNSSQLVDIKMVAELVFSGETSLSSLLVSLLNQIIKDGTEDELFSVVNVIAEILVISPCSSSHFTSSGVIDAVGSIYCSPYSSRIKTVCSLLIFNILYSASAVTVYWEDEWLALTMKLLEYFNSSLDYTSSDQEQKILIGIFCLILHHSASKVLIEPAKAIILNKPLVSLTDGIIQEACAKGPSLLQYNQETDFGGFIILILQLVFFSLRSLHAILDPSIDWQEFLQHSDNTQFFSVVGIPCHDLCRLMHFGPYPVKLIASQCLLELLTRISNQRSYLNAELRCSAQYMKSIIAVIEGLVLSQDNRVAENCGSCLSMILGWEKFGSQENMVGRESKWSRLIMEEFAVALTAPGLTSKSFSNQQKIASNIAVSLLKLSQVPEWLTSLFDSSLISGVVGNLSARNVTADIVKLFSELMTKKYLTQEHVVSLHNLFQVCRRQVYEGSCSKSKLSEQKAEETVARSPDEVCALLFGIVLNQRTASCTLQMERQNLLREIDLFFQESRQGE